A single Drosophila miranda strain MSH22 chromosome XR, D.miranda_PacBio2.1, whole genome shotgun sequence DNA region contains:
- the LOC108152725 gene encoding DNA/RNA-binding protein KIN17, whose product MGRAEAGTPKYLANKMKAKGLQKLRWYCQMCEKQCRDENGFKCHTMSESHQRQLLLFADSPGKFLHNFSKEFSDGYLELLRRRFGTKRTNANKIYQEYIAHKEHIHMNATRWLTLSDYVKWLGRTGQVVADETEKGWFVSYIDRSPEAMERQAKAERKEKMEKDDEERMTDFIEKQIKKAKSKDDGDDSGQEKYTELVREEAEPLKLDIRLEKKFQPESILGKSALLAKRPNSEIDEKVFKKPRSMLVEKGGSHSKSALDEIIQQEEAKKERANRKDYWLHKNIVVKFISKSMGDKFFKQKAVVQELVDKYQAKIKFLDTGEKLKVDQAHLETVIPAMGKTVLVVNGAYRGSEALLKKLDERKFSVSIEILHGPLKGRIVDNVQYEDISKLYDT is encoded by the exons ACGCCCAAGTACCTCGCCAATAAAATGAAGGCGAAGGGCTTGCAGAAGTTGCGATGGTATTGCCAAATGTGCGAAAAGCAGTGCCGCGACGAGAACGGCTTCAAATGCCACACCATGAGCGAGTCGCATCAGCGGCAACTCTTGCTGTTTGCAGACTCGCCTGGAAAGTTTCTACACAACTTCTCGAAAGAGTTCTCCGATGGTTACCTGGAGCTGTTGCGCCGGCGGTTCGGCACGAAGCGTACCAATGCCAACAAGATATACCAGGAGTACATTGCTCACAAGGAACACATCCACATGAATGCAACCCGCTGGTTAACACTCTCCGATTATGTCAAGTGGCTGGGAAGGACTGGCCAGGTTGTAGCGGACGAGACGGAAAAAGGATGGTTTGTCTCATACATTGATCGCAGCCCCGAGGCTATGGAGCGCCAGGCAAAAGCCGAACGCAaggaaaagatggaaaagGACGACGAGGAGCGAATGACTGATTTTATtgaaaaacaaatcaaaaaggCAAAgtctaaggacgatggcgacGACAGTGGGCAGGAAAAGTATACCGAGCTTGTACGGGAAGAGGCCGAGCCGCTTAAATTGGACATCCGATTAGAGAAAAAGTTCCAGCCCGAATCTATCTTGGGCAAATCGGCGCTATTGGCAAAGCGACCAAACTCTGAGATTGACGAAAAAGTCTTCAAGAAGCCCAGGTCGATGTTGGTGGAAAAAGGCGGTTCCCATTCCAAATCAGCGCTGGATGAGATCATCCAACAGGAGGAAGCGAAAAAAGAACGCGCCAACCGCAAGGATTATTGGCTGCACAAGAACATTGTGGTGAAATTCATCTCAAAGTCCATGGGCGACAAGTTTTTCAAGCAAAAAGCGGTTGTGCAGGAACTAGTCGATAAATATCAGGCGAAAATCAAATTCCTTGATACGGGCGAAAAGCTCAAAGTGGATCAG GCGCACTTGGAGACTGTGATACCAGCCATGGGCAAAACAGTGTTGGTTGTTAATGGCGCCTATCGCGGCTCAGAGGCTCTGCTGAAAAAGCTTGACGAGCGTAAGTTTTCCGTAAGCATTGAGATACTCCACGGACCGCTCAAGGGACGAATAGTCGATAATGTACAGTACGAAGATATATCCAAATTATATGACACATAG